TTCTTTGATGCCGACATCGTCACCCATCAAGACGGCGCCGACATTGTCTTCTTCGAGGTTCAGCGCGATACCGTAGAGGCCTCCGGGGAATTCGAGCATCTCGCCGGCCATGGCTCCATCGAGACCATAGACCTTGGCGATGCCGTCGCCCACCTGAATGACGGACCCCGTCTCCTTGACATCGACTTGTTTATCGAAGCCTTTGATCTTCTCTTTGATGATCGCACTGATTTCTTCGGCCCTGATCTGCATGGCTACTCCTTATTCTCGCGTCAACAGAACTTGCAAATCGCGCAAGCGGCCTCGGACAGTGCTGTCGACCACCGTGCTGCCGATGTGGATCTGCAAGCCGGCGAGATGACCGGCGTCGGTCTGAAACGTCACATCGACTTCGCGCTTCAGCGATTCGCGTAGGTGCGTCTTGATTCGATCCTGTTCCACCGGCGGAAGAGCCGTCGCGGAGGAAACCGTCACCGGCTGTGTCCGTTTTAATTGATCGACCAACTTGCCGAACGCGTCGGCAATTTCCGGCAAAAAGCCCACCCGGTTTTTCTTCACCAACTGACCCAAAAATGCCTTACCGGCAGGAGGGCACCCCAGCTTGTCGCCGAGTGCGGTCAGTACAGCAATCTTCTCCTCCACCCCGAACACAGGTGAGGCCACGACGTGGCGAAGCTGAGCTGATTCCTTCATGGCCTGACCGAGGCCGGTGAGCGTCCCTCGCGTGGCTTCGATGGTTGATTGATCGAGAAGCCCGAAGAGGGCTTGAGCGTAACGTCGCGCAACCGTTGTCTTAATCACCGTTCCAGATCCACGTGCGATATTTGGACAAACCTAAAGGGTTCGTGCGAACCACGAAGCAGAGCGGCGAAACGTAGCATTGGAACCTGTGAGCTGTCAATACGATTTGCTCGCGGACGGACAGGGAGCTTGTCACAACGACAAGGAGCGAGATGCGGACCTTCTCAATGAGCCATCACCCTAAGTACATCAGGTCATGATATTCTGCAGAAGAGGTTGAAGAGTATACTGATTCTCTAAAGATGCGCATTGCCGAACCGGAGACCGAGTTGCGTGCTGCAAGAGCAGGGTCAGGATTCTCAAGAATCTGAGCCGAGAACAGTTTTTTCGATTGTCGGCCGTGACACTTCCGCAGGAAGTCGTGATGTCAGCAGCCCCCAGCAGACGCCCCCTTTCCCGCCTTTTACTCAGGAGACTGCTATCCAGAAAGTACGCATGGCGGAGGACGCTTGGAATACACGCGACCCCGACCGGGTGTCGCTGGCCTACACAGTCGATAGCGTATGGCGAAACCGTTCGGAATTTCTGATCGGCCGGGAGGCAATCGTTCGGTTTTTAACGCGCAAGTGGAGCCAAGAGCTGGACTACCGCTTAATCAAGGAACTGTGGGCATACCAAGATAGCCGCATCGCCGTACGTTTCGCCTACGAATGGCACGACCACTCAGGAAACTGGTTCCGATCTTACGGCAATGAAAACTGGGAGTTCGATGGAAACGGCCTCATGCGTCGGCGCATCGCGAGCATCAACGACCTTCCTATCAAAGAATCGGAGCGGAGGTACCACTGGCCGCTGGGCCGGCGCCCAGATGATTACGCCTCCTTGTCCGACCTCGGTTTTTAGGAGCGCCTGGAGGATCAGCTGAGTCCCGAAGAACGTGAGATGGTTACGTGCGGTGAAGGGCCTTCCTAGCTGTTAAGAGCCCCTTCCGTCTTCAACAATAGCAAGAATCCTTCGCGTCCGTTACTTGACGATAACCTCAACCCGACGATTCTTGGCTCGCCCCTCTGCCGTGTTGTTGCTGGCGACCGGGTTACTCTCGCCATGACCGGTGGCCGACAGGTTGCTGGCGAGCCCGCCGTCCCGCAAAGCTTGAGCCGCGTTGTTGGCGCGGGCTTCCGACAGTTCTTTGTTCGTCGGATACCTCTTTTTCAACGCATCGCCTATCGGCTGGTTGTCAGTATGACCGTCAACTGCCACCCTGTACTGGGGATACTCGTTCAGGATTGCTCCTACTTGCTTAAGCGCATCGACTCCCGCAGGCTTGAGTTGAGCTTCGCCCGAGCCGAAGAGATAGCCGGAAGCCAAGTTGATCAGAAGACGCTCGCTGTTTAAATCGACCGCGATATTCCCCTTGGTGATCTCAGGACGAAGGGCCCGGAACAACCCCCGTTGCGCCTCTTGCAACTTCGCCGTTTCTGCGGATAAGTCGCCCCGAAGACCGGAGAGTTCTTTGTCACGGTCGGCAAGTTGGCTTTCCAAATCAGCCACCCGCTGGTTGGCGGCAGCCAATTCGGAGGACATTTCCAGAGCCGCTTGACGGGCCGCCATTTCTTTTGAGGCAGCGGGTGCCGCTGCCTTGACCACGGACGGACACCCACTCGCTTGATGATAGCCGTACCATCGGTCGGTGCACACTTGCGACTGCTTGATGTATGGGTCAGGTTGCTTGAGGGAGGAAGCACAGCCCATCAGGACAACCACCCCTGTCATGACAACGGTCGTCTTAAGCCCTCGCATGATGATCTCCTTCTGCTTTGGACCCATGGTATATACCTCGTAGCCTTCATGCTCTGGTTATCACCGTCGTATTATCCCTGGTTCTACAGTTGCAAGACAAGGTGCCTCTAAATACATAGCATCCAGCGGAACGAATGTCTGTACAACCGGCAATACCGGGTTTCACCGGATTCAACGGCGGCGCGGTTCGACATTAGGATCGCAAACCATGGAGTATCCAGCTGTTCCTTGCGCTCATTGTCTGGCTGCACTGGCTACTGCGGAATCCGGGATTATGAAACCCTGGCCATGGCGGCGGTAGATGTGACTATCGAGATAGGTGAGCAGGGTCCCTGTACGTTGTAGTGCATACCAAACGAGGCAACGGGGGCTTTTCCGGTAGGGAGAAGCCTCCGTCGTCGTTCTCCGCGCGAATCGCTACCTCGTGACGCGAACCTCGACGCGGCGGTTTTTTGCACGACCCGCAGCGGTCGTATTCGACTCAACCGGCTTGGTGTCTGCATAACCATGCGTCGTCGGAGCGCTAAGGCCGCCTTCTTGTAGTGCCTTTGCTGCATTGACCGCACGGGACTCAGAGAGTTCTTTATTCGTGGGGAACTTCTTCTTGAGTGCTCCCTGAATCGGCACGCTGTCGGTATGACCATCTACTGCCACCTTGTACTCGGGGTAATCCTTCAAGACTGCCCCGACTTGCTTGAGTGCGTTCACTCCAGCCGGTTTCAGTTCATCTTGCCCTGAAGCAAACAGGTAGGCGGAGGACAAGTTGATCAGCAACCGCTCATTGTTCAGATCGATCGTAATGTCGCCCTTCTCGAACTCAGGACGAAGCGCCCGGAGCACCCCCCGTTGGGCCTCTTTCAGCTTTTCCATTTCAGCCGACAGAGCTCCCCGGAGCTCCTCCAGTTCCTTGTCGCGATCGGCTAATTGAGACTCAAGATCTGAGTTGCGTTGCCTAGCCGCGGCCAATTCAGCCGAAAGTTGACTCGCGACCACCGCGTGCTCGTCGGCGCCGGTACGAAGTACGGCAATTTCCCCATCGCGGTCGGCGAGCTGCCTCTCCAAGTCATTCGCGCGGCTGCTCAATGCTCCATTCTGTTGCCGCGCTGCGTCCAGGTCGTCAGACAGCCGTTGACGGTCCCCCTCCAGCGCCGCCTGACGGGCCGCCATTTCTTTTGATGGATCGGGTGCCGCTGCCTTGACCACGGATGGACACCCACTCTCTTGATAATAGCCGTACCATCGGTCGGTGCACACTTGCGACTGCTTGATGTATGGGTCAGGTTGCTTGAGGGAGGAAGCACAGCCCATCAGGACAACCACCCCTGTCATAACCACAGTCGTCTTAAGCCCTCGCATGATGATCTCCTTCTGATTTGGACGCATGGTACATACCTCGTAACCTTCCTGTTCTGGTTATCACGGTCGTATTGTCCCTGATTCTGCGGTTGCAAGACAAGGTGTCTCGAAATACATAGGATCCAGCGGAACGAATGTCTGTACAACCGGCAATACCGGGTTTCACCGGATTCAACGGCGGCGCGGTTCGGCGTTAGGATCGCAAACCATGGAGTATCCAGCTGTTCCTTGCGCTCATTGTCTTGCTGCACTGGCTACTGCGGAATACGGGATTATTGACGACCCTTCAGCAGATCGCGGATCTCCATCAACAATTTTTCCTCATTGGTCGGCGCCGGCGGAGCAGGCGGTGGAGGTGGAGGCGCTGCATTCTTGAATCTGTTGACCTGCTTGACCAGGATGAAAATGACGAACGCGATGATAAGAAAGTCAAACACGCTCTGCAGAAAGACCCCGTAATTGAGCGTCGGAGCCCCAGCGGCTTTCGCCGCCACCAAAGACGGGTGGGAGGTATCGGATAAATTGATGAACAAGCTTGAAAAATCCACCTTGCCCATCAATAGGCCAAGGGGAGGCATGAGCACGTCGCCGACGAGCGACGAGACGATTTTTCCGAACGCTCCTCCGATGATGACCCCGATCGCCATATCCAGGACGTTGCCCTTCATGGCGAATTCTTTGAACTCTTTCAACATGACGCTCCTCCTATCAACGCACGGTTCAGTGTTGCAAGCCACTTATCGCTTGCGGGTGGTGTCAAAGGCATAGCCGAAGGTGAGGAAATACATATTGTCGGTCGTGACCGTGCCAGGAGCCGGTCGACTGTTGTAGCGTGTAGTCACTTGGAATCCGGTCACCAGCCCTCCCCACATCTTGAAGCGAACGCTGTTATTCATGGTTAAATAAATGTTGGACAAGTCTTGGAGGGACGGAAACATCTCGATGTCGTGGTGTAGCGTCACGAGTTCGTTGAACAATGACCAATCGAATTTCGTGGCGACGCGGGCACGGAAACTCACCTGGTCCGGAATCGTACGGAAATCTTCATTGAAATACCCCGGACCGGCGTCTGTATAGAACATCATATCTTTGAATACTCCGCTGAAGTCGCCCTTCTCAATCCATTGGTAACCGGGACCACTCGCGAGGGAGGTACGTAATTTGAGATCTTGGAATTCATCGGTCTCGAAGTAGGCCGACGAGAACCAATAGAGCCGTTTCGTGAGGAAGTAGTCCAGCTTGATCGTGGCTCGAGCATTGCGAGCGGTGACGCTCCCGTCCTGGGCTCCGTACACATAGCGGCCAAGCAAGGTCAGTCGGAGCTGTTCGCTCCTCGCCACGACGTCTCCCACGAAGCTCGCCGTGGTAAGATGGGCGTTTCCCACCACTTGCGTATAGGCAGCATTTACATTTCCGACGTAGATCACCGGCGGTTGAATGATCGGGTTCACCTGAACGACCGTATCCATCGGCACCGTGATGATCTCTCCGCTCGGCCCGGCTTTCAGCCTCAACTCTCCCGGTTCGCCCTCTTCGGCCGTCCCGACCAGCATGGTCCCTTCCTTAAAGTGGAAGGGAAGGGGATGAGAGACAGTGAGCTTGCTTACTTCGGCCCACTTGACCTTGATGACCTCAGTAGCCAGCACATTCTTGATCAGTAACACCCCGTCCGTCATCTCTATCACTTCGCCATAAATGACGCTGCCGTCTTTCAACGTGACAACATCCAGCGGCGGAGCCGCAGTCGGTGGTACCACAGCCGGCGTGATCGGGGCTGGTCCATCATCGGCAAAAACCGGGATCGCCACGGAGGTCAGAATGAGGATTGCAATCAGCAGCACAGACTGCTGCATTTAGTCTCCTTCGCTCATGGACTGACTTGCCTGAAGCTCTTCCAACCTACGTAGGTACCCTATTGGGCACAACCGTGCACCCCCCTCATCCCACTCACTCCCTCGTTGTGTATTTAGCAAGCTACGACATCGACAACTTCGGCGGCTGATGATCGTTCACCACGCGGACGGTAAGGCTTGCAGAGGGTAGCGCGATCCCTTGTTCTTGAAATCGTTGGAGAATTAATTTGTTCAAATCTCCCTGAGTCGAGCTGTAATCCGCCACGGCCGTCCATGGCTCTATTGCAATAGCCACAGCCAGGGACGAGTCCCCGAGAGATGCCACTCCCACTGAAGGAACCGGATCTTTCATGACCGATGGGTGCCGATTGAGGACATCCCGAACCTGAGCAAGTGCATCATCGAGATTCGCATTTTCTGACACGGGAATGGTCAAACGCATCTGACGGATTGTTCCAAAGTTGTGCAGAATCTCTCCCACAATTTTTCTGTTGGGAATGATGACGCGGGATCGATCTGCATGCATCAGCGTCGTGGTGAAGAGGTCGATGACTACGACATCACCGTGGACGCCGAGCAACGAAATATGTTCGCCGACCTTATAAGGCTTGCTGAAGATGATCGAAAGCCCGGCCATCACGTTACTCAGCACCCCCTGCAAAGCCAAGCCGATCCCTACTCCTGCGACTCCGACGCCGGCGAGCAGCGGGGCGATGGGCACGCCGAGCGTCTGAAGAGCAATCATCGCGGTAAAGAGCAACACCACGATTTTCACGACGCGAGCCAACAGCAGCCGCACCGGCGGCTCAAGGGTCTGCCGTTCGAGCGCCTGCTGAGCAAAATTTCCGGCGCCGCGAGACGCCATGACACCGGCGATGAAGATGCCGATGGCGACCGCCGCCTGCAGCCCATACTGCACGGCATATTGAGTGAGCGTATCAACGACATTCATAAGGTGTAGCCTCCTCTAAGACAGCACGGATCTTTAGATACGTTAAATCCCTGAACAATACGGAAACACGGCTGGTGGGTTTTATCAACAGTCTGCTATCGTCCGAAGAGGCCTTTGAGGAGTTCTTGCCCCTCCTTCTTTAAGTCCTCTGGTTTCGTCGTGCCTTTGAACAATCCACCGACGGCCTCTTCTAGTTTTTTCTTCACCTG
The nucleotide sequence above comes from Nitrospira sp.. Encoded proteins:
- the atpH gene encoding ATP synthase F1 subunit delta, with product MIKTTVARRYAQALFGLLDQSTIEATRGTLTGLGQAMKESAQLRHVVASPVFGVEEKIAVLTALGDKLGCPPAGKAFLGQLVKKNRVGFLPEIADAFGKLVDQLKRTQPVTVSSATALPPVEQDRIKTHLRESLKREVDVTFQTDAGHLAGLQIHIGSTVVDSTVRGRLRDLQVLLTRE
- the mscL gene encoding large-conductance mechanosensitive channel protein MscL; this encodes MLKEFKEFAMKGNVLDMAIGVIIGGAFGKIVSSLVGDVLMPPLGLLMGKVDFSSLFINLSDTSHPSLVAAKAAGAPTLNYGVFLQSVFDFLIIAFVIFILVKQVNRFKNAAPPPPPPAPPAPTNEEKLLMEIRDLLKGRQ
- a CDS encoding nuclear transport factor 2 family protein produces the protein MLQEQGQDSQESEPRTVFSIVGRDTSAGSRDVSSPQQTPPFPPFTQETAIQKVRMAEDAWNTRDPDRVSLAYTVDSVWRNRSEFLIGREAIVRFLTRKWSQELDYRLIKELWAYQDSRIAVRFAYEWHDHSGNWFRSYGNENWEFDGNGLMRRRIASINDLPIKESERRYHWPLGRRPDDYASLSDLGF
- a CDS encoding flagellar motor protein MotB, with translation MRPNQKEIIMRGLKTTVVMTGVVVLMGCASSLKQPDPYIKQSQVCTDRWYGYYQESGCPSVVKAAAPDPSKEMAARQAALEGDRQRLSDDLDAARQQNGALSSRANDLERQLADRDGEIAVLRTGADEHAVVASQLSAELAAARQRNSDLESQLADRDKELEELRGALSAEMEKLKEAQRGVLRALRPEFEKGDITIDLNNERLLINLSSAYLFASGQDELKPAGVNALKQVGAVLKDYPEYKVAVDGHTDSVPIQGALKKKFPTNKELSESRAVNAAKALQEGGLSAPTTHGYADTKPVESNTTAAGRAKNRRVEVRVTR
- a CDS encoding DUF481 domain-containing protein produces the protein MQQSVLLIAILILTSVAIPVFADDGPAPITPAVVPPTAAPPLDVVTLKDGSVIYGEVIEMTDGVLLIKNVLATEVIKVKWAEVSKLTVSHPLPFHFKEGTMLVGTAEEGEPGELRLKAGPSGEIITVPMDTVVQVNPIIQPPVIYVGNVNAAYTQVVGNAHLTTASFVGDVVARSEQLRLTLLGRYVYGAQDGSVTARNARATIKLDYFLTKRLYWFSSAYFETDEFQDLKLRTSLASGPGYQWIEKGDFSGVFKDMMFYTDAGPGYFNEDFRTIPDQVSFRARVATKFDWSLFNELVTLHHDIEMFPSLQDLSNIYLTMNNSVRFKMWGGLVTGFQVTTRYNSRPAPGTVTTDNMYFLTFGYAFDTTRKR
- a CDS encoding mechanosensitive ion channel family protein, which codes for MNVVDTLTQYAVQYGLQAAVAIGIFIAGVMASRGAGNFAQQALERQTLEPPVRLLLARVVKIVVLLFTAMIALQTLGVPIAPLLAGVGVAGVGIGLALQGVLSNVMAGLSIIFSKPYKVGEHISLLGVHGDVVVIDLFTTTLMHADRSRVIIPNRKIVGEILHNFGTIRQMRLTIPVSENANLDDALAQVRDVLNRHPSVMKDPVPSVGVASLGDSSLAVAIAIEPWTAVADYSSTQGDLNKLILQRFQEQGIALPSASLTVRVVNDHQPPKLSMS
- a CDS encoding flagellar motor protein MotB, with translation MGPKQKEIIMRGLKTTVVMTGVVVLMGCASSLKQPDPYIKQSQVCTDRWYGYHQASGCPSVVKAAAPAASKEMAARQAALEMSSELAAANQRVADLESQLADRDKELSGLRGDLSAETAKLQEAQRGLFRALRPEITKGNIAVDLNSERLLINLASGYLFGSGEAQLKPAGVDALKQVGAILNEYPQYRVAVDGHTDNQPIGDALKKRYPTNKELSEARANNAAQALRDGGLASNLSATGHGESNPVASNNTAEGRAKNRRVEVIVK